CCTCGATTTTTATACTGAAACCGGCGACGACTCCACGTTTCGCCCTGGTGAGCGACGGGAGCTGACCGCCGAATCGTTCGAGGGGCAGGTCCGGGTGTTGGTGATTCACGCACCGAGCGGCAGAACACTCGGTGAAGGAACAATCACGGCTCGGTGAAGGGCCATCGCGGGTCCGGATTCCCAGTGAGACGTCGGTTTGATCCCTTTACTACTCGTCGTCTTCCTCGCCTGCATCCGCCGCCGAGAGCCCATCGTCGCCCCGTTCGAGTGCCTTCGGGACGTCGTGGTACTCGGAGTAGCCGTCGAACCACCGCGCGATACGTTCGATCCGGTCGACGACGTGGCCGGGTTCGCCCGACCGGGAGAGTTCGTGGCCCTCACGCGGATAGCGGACGAACCGGGTCTCGACGTCGTTCTTTTTGAGGATCCGGTAGAACAGTTCGGCGTCCGAGATCGGCGTACGGTAGTCGTCCTCGCTGTGGATGAGGAGGGTCGGTGTCTCCACCTCGTGAGCGTGGCCGGCGGGCGACTGCTCCCAGAGGAACTCGGGCTCCTCCCAGGGCGTCGTGTCGAAGTCGCCCTCCACGAGCTTGTACGCCCCGTCCGTCGAGCCGTAAAAGCCCGTGAGGTGATAGACGCCGCGCTGTGAGACCGCCGCCCGGAAGTAGTCGGTGTTGCCGACCGTCCAGCCGGTCATATACCCGCCGAAGGAGCCACCGGTGAGGAAAACCTGCGACTCGTCGACGTACTCGCGGTCGGCGACCTCACGAACGCCGGCCATCACGTCTGTCACCGTCACCTCGCCCCAGTTTCGCTTGATCGCCCCCATATATTCCTCGCCGTAGCCGGACGAGCCGCGGGGGTTCGACCAGAAGACGACGTACCCCCGGGCCGCGAGCGTCTGGAACTCGTGCCACATCGTCCCGCTGGTCGACCACATCGCGTGGGGGCCGCCGTGGATCTCGACGATCAGGGGATAGGAACCCTCGGGATCGAAACCGGGCGGCGTCAGCACCCACCCCTCGACGGGACCCTGTTCCGACTCGAACGCAAGGGGTTCGGGTTCCCCGACGTGAACCGAATCGAGGTACGCTCCGTTCAGCGAGGTGAGACGGACGAGTTCCTCTGCGCTTCCGTCCGGGGAGACGAACACGTCGCCGGGGTGATCCCACTGAGACATCGCGACCGCGACGGTGACGTCATCCCCGTGGGTGTCATCCTCGTGCGGAACGCCGACGTCCATCCCCGCGACAGCCCCCTCGCGGACGAGTCGCTCGGGGTCGTCGCCCCCGTCACCCGGAACCGCCCACACCGACGTCTTCCCCTCGTCGGGCGTGGTGAAATACAGTCGCTCCTCGTCGGGACCCCACCGGGGGGCGGCCTCGTAGCCGAGCGTCCGGTCCAGCCCGGCGGTGACGTCCGTCACCTCGACGTCGGACGGGTCGTCCGTCCCGGCGGCCTGACCGGCGTCGATCACGTGGAGGTCTGCCTGCTGGAGTGACGCCTGTTCGGCCTCGACGTGGACGAACGCGACCGAACCGTCCGTCGTCGCCGCGAGCCCGGTCTCCCAGCCGGTCGTGCGGTGGAGTCGCTCGACCTCCTCGGCGTCGGTGTCGTACGCCAAGATTCCGTACTCCAGCGAGTCGTCGGGATCCTCGCCGACCGACTGCGTGAAATACAGCGTCGATTCGTCGCCCCACGCCGGCCCGTTGAAGTCGGCGTCGCCCTCGATCGTCGGGGAGATCGGCGTGATCGACTCCGCTGCCTCGTCCCCGTCGTCTCCCTCCTCTTGTTCGACATCGAGATCGAGGACGTACACGTGCGACCGGCGCCCGTCGAAATACTGCTGCATCGACCGGTAGACGGTCCGGTCGATCACCCGGGGATCGGGATCGTCGGGGTCGTACTCCTCGTCGACTCCTCGATCCCGCCCCTCCGTTCGATCTTCCTCGGTCACCGACTGGACGAGCGCGATCCGACTTCCGTCGGGGGACCAGTCGATCGAGCTCACGCCGCCGACGACGTCGGTCACCTGGCGAGCCTCGCCGCCGTCGACGGGCAACACCCACAGCTGCTGTCTGTCGTCGTCGGCCCCGCGGGTGGAAGTGAACGCCAGCCGGTCGCCGTCCGGGCTCCACCGCGGCTCGGCGTCGACGCCCTCCGCGAGCGTGAACCGCCGGGCGGGAGCGGAACCGTCGGTCGGGACGACGTACACCGTCGCCTCGATGTCCTCCTCGTCGTCGGGAACCGTTCGAACGAACGCGACGCGGTCACCGTCCGGCGAGAGTCGGGGATCTGTCGGTTTGGCGATGTCGTGGTAGTCGCTCGCCTGAATCCGCTGCATACCCCCGTCTCGGCCGGCGACGGCAAGAACGTTCGGAAGCCGGAAGCGGTCCCGATTCCGTGTTCGGGTGCGAGATCGATGCGCCGGTTCCGCCGTCAGTCACCGGTCCGTCTCGGATAGCACCGCCGCCACGAGCTCGCGGGTCTCGCGTGCCGCCGCGAGTCGGTCGTCGATCTCCCCGCTCGCGAGCAGTGTTAGTTCCTCCTCGGACAGTTCCTCGCGGGCCATGGCGGCCCGACGGAGCTCGGCGTACTCGTCCTCGCGGGTGAGCGACCGAATCTCCCGGAGGTGGACCACCGGCTCCTCGGCGTCGAGCCTGGAGACCACCGGGATCAGCTCCTTGATCCGGTACCGCAGTTCGTCGGCCGGCGCAGGGGGCCACTCGACTGTAAGCGGCTCCGCATCGATTCGATCGAGGTACGTCCGGTGGACCGCGACGGTCGTCCGGAGCGCCCCGGGATCGTCGACGTAGTGCTCCAGCTTCGAGGGGGAGTAATCGACGTACTCCAACAGCGTGGGGAGCGGTTCCTCCCCGGCCTCCGCCTCCTCGACGTACTCGCTGAGCTCCCGCGGCGGCTGGTCGAGTTCGACCAGCGGGTACCGCTCGGTGCGTTCGATAAACTCGAACAGTTCCCGCGTACTGGCCTCCCGTTTGAACGACTCGAACGCCGCGTGCACGGCGTCGTTGTACGCCTCGACCGGCTCCCGGAGACGGTCGACCGACGCGTCGGGATCGACGTCGGCGAACTCGGTAACCGCCTCCAGTTCCGCGATCCGTTCCGAAAGCGCCGACAGCGCCTCGTTGGCGTTGCGCCTGGCCCGGCGGTAGGCGTCGACGGCGTCGTCGCGCTCCTCGAGCAGTTCGACGTACTCGCCCGGAGTTTCCAGGGCTTCCCGGGCGGCTTCGAAGTCGGACTCCGAGAGCCGGCGCTTGTCGACAGCCTCCCTGGCAGCCTCGAAGGCCTCCGCCGCGAGCGCGTCGTCGTCGACGTCCACGGCCGCCGAAAACTTGCTTTCGAACGTGAGGTACGCCCCGAAATCGCCGGTGCCGGTGGCGTCCTCCTCGTAGCTGTCGAGCACCCGGTGTGCACGGCGGTAGGCGTCGGCGGCCGCCTCGACGCGCTCGTTTCCGAGGTCGTCGATGCGACGTTCGATCGCCCGGAGCTCGTCGTATCGCTCCCGGAGCGCGGCGGCCGCCTCGCCGGCCCGATCGAGGATCGACGCGGCCGATCCGGAGGCCTCCGCTCCGCTGACAGTTCCGGTTCCGTCCGCCACCTCAGTACACCTCGTCGGGATCGAAGACGCGTTCGCCGACGTGTTCGCCGTCGACCGTCCGGTAGAAACACGAGCGGTGCCCGGTGTGACACGCGCCGCCCTCCTGTTCGACGAGATACAGGAGGGTGTCGGCGTCGCAGTCCACCCGGACCTCGACGATCCGCTGTAGGTGACCGGAACTGGTGCCTTTCTTCCACAGCTCCTCGCGCGATCTGGAGTAGTAGTGTGCGAACCCGGTCTCGCGGGTGCGCTCCAGCGCCTCCGGCGTGACGTACGCGAGCATGAGCACCGTCCCCGAGTCGGCGTCCTGGGCCACGGCCGGGACGAGGCCGTCCTCGCCGAAGTCGACGGCGACGTCGGAAGCGGCCCCGGCGTCGTCGGTGTCGTGAGTCATGATCGGGTCAACGCGACCCCGGCGAATAGGCCTTTTGTGTGGGACTGGAGTCGACCGGCGACGCGGTCGGCCAGCTAGTCGTAGCTGAGGTTCGTGAGCCGGTAGTGGTTCGTCGCGTGGTTCCGGATCACCACGAGATAGTAGGAGTCCTCGAGCCGCTTTAGCTCGATATCGAATTCGCCGGGATTTCCCGGGTTCAGCGACGCAGACGAGTCGTCGAGGGCGAACGAAAACGTCCCCGGATTGCCCCGAACCCGGCTCGATTTTCTCGCCTTCGCGTGGATGAGTTCCCCGTTCTGTTTCACGTCGAGCGCCCCGGTGAGCTCCCAGGTGTTGTCGCGGTACCGGACGGATTCGCCCTCGAGTTCGGGCTTTTCGATCTCGACCATGGTCGTGCCGACGCAGGGAGGGCCATTATCGTTTGGGTCGAAACCGGTCGAGCCGGGAGTTCCGTCCGCCACACGATAGGATCACTCCGGCCGGCGTCCGGCGTGCCCCGGATAGTCCCGCTCGAACCGATCCTCGATCTCTTCCCGGGAGAGTTCGATGACGGTCGGCCGTCCGTGCGGGCACGCGTAGGGGTTCTCACAGTCGTCCAGCGCCGAGAGCAGTTCCACGATCGAGCCGTCCGTGAGCCCGGTATTACCGGTCACGGAGGGATAACACGCGAGATCCGCGAGCAGGTCGTCGACGGCGTCGAGGACGGACTCGCCCGCCTCGCCGTCGACGCGCGCGAACCCGACCAGCACGTCACGGAGGAGTTCGGGGTCGAGTGCGACGTCGAACACCGCCGGGACCGCGCTGACTTCGACGGTACGGTCGTCGACGCGGTCGGCCTCGAATCCGAACGCAGCGAGGTGGTCGTCTACGCCCTCGGCATCGAGAAGCGTCGCCTCCCGGGCGGTGAGTTCGAGTTCGACCGGCTCGGCGAGCGCCTGGGCGGGCGGGCCGTCCGCGAACGCCTCCCGGAGCCGCTCGTAGTTGATCCGCTCGTCGGCGGCGTGCTGGTCGATCAACACGAGCCCGTCGTCGGTCTCTGCGAGCACGTAGGTGTCGAACAGTTGTCCGAGAATCGACAGCTGCGGGAGCGACTCGTAGGCTCGCTCGGCGTCGGTCGTCTCCCCCGAGAGGGTCCGCTGGCTCGTCGGCTGCGAGAGGTCGAACGCGTCATCGATGGTCCGTCGGGCGTTCTCGTCGGGGGCGATCGAGGAACTTCGTTCGCGATCCGTGATCCCTTCCGCCGCGGAGCGGTCGATCCCGTCGACCGTCCACCCCTCCTCGTCCGTCGGCGACAGGCTCCGGGTGTCCCCGGTTCCGGGGCCGTCGTCCGCGTCGGCGCTGTCTGTTGTCCCTGCGCTGTCTGTTGTCCCTGCGCTGTCTGTTGTCCCTGCGCTGTCTTCCGAACCCGCAGAACCCTCTGTGGCACCGTCGGCGTCGGCCGTCCTCACGTCCTCGGAGATGTCGTCACCGTCGATGTCGACGTCGACGTCCGACTCGACCGGCGGATCGGACGCTGTCCCGGAGGGGTCCCCTGGCCCCTCGTCGATGTCGGCCGCCGCCTGGTCGAAATCCGCGACCTCGCCGGGAGCCTCCGACGAGACTGTCCTCGTCTCCGGTGACACCGGCGTCTCGGCGGGGGACGACCGACCCCGTGGCGCCGACGACCGGAGGATGCCGTGTTCCAAAAGCGCGTCGCTGACGGCGGCTTCGACGGCCGACTGGACTGCCTCTGGCTGGTCGAAGCGGACCTCGAGCTTCCGGGGGTGGACGTTCGCGTCGACAGCCTCGGTCGGGAGTTCGACGAACAGCACGGCGAAGGGGTACCGCTCGGGGGCGAGCTGTCCCCCGTAGGCGGACAGCACCGCGTTCCGGAGGTCGCTTACGGTCACGTATCGGTCGTTGACGAACGTGGCGAGGTACTCCCGGGTCGCGCGGTTCACCTCGGGCTCGGAGACGAGCCCGTGGACGCGATCGACTGGGGTGTCGTGGTCGGCAGCGGTGGCATCGAACGAAACCTCGATCATCCCCTCGGCGACCTCCCGACCGTAGATCGACAACACTGCAGACCGGAGGTTCCCGTCCCCCGGCGTCGCGAACCGCTCGCGGTCGTCCACCTCGAGGGAGACCGCGACACCGGGGTTCGCGAGCGCGTACTGGGTGACGACAGTCCCCACGCGGTCGGTTTCGGTCGTCTCGGTAGCCAGGAACTTCTTTCGGGCAGGGGTGTTGAAAAACAGGTCCCGCACCTCGACGGTCGTTCCCTCGGGACAGCCGACCGGGGTGACCTCGCCGGCGTCGCCCCCTTCGACGGTCAGTCCGGCGCCGACCTCGGCGCCCCGTGGGCGCGACCGGACGGTGAGCCGCGAGACCGCGCCGATCGCGTGCAGCGCCTCACCCCGAAACCCGAGGGTCGCGACCCCGCCGGCGAGGTCGTCGACGTCGCCGATCTTGGAGGTTGCGTGTTCGGCGACCGCCTCGGGGAGTTGATCGCGAGGGATGCCGACGCCGTCGTCGCGCACGCGGATCGATTCGGTCCCGCCAGCCCGGATCGAGACCGAAATCCGGTCGGCGCCGGCGTCGAGGCTGTTCTCGACGAGTTCCTTCACGACGGAGGCGGGGCGCTCGACGACCTCGCCTGCGGCGATCTGCTGGACAGTTCGGTCGTCGAGCTGTCGGATCGTCGGCGGTGAGTCGGCGCCCGTCTTCGGTCCATCGGCGCCTGTCCCCGGTCCATCGGCGCCTGTCGGTGGCCCGTCAGTCATCGTCGGCGATGGGAGCCGAATCCACTTGAAGCCGTGCCCTACGAGCCGACGACCTTGCCTCCCCTGTGGATCCAGAACTCTCACGGGCCAACGTTTATTCGTCCGGTCGGCCTTCCTCCAACGATGAGCCTGTTCAGAAAGGCCGGCGAGAAGTTCGAGGAAACGAAACGGGCGTTCACGAACGCCCGGGAGCCGGCGTTCGTCTGCCGGTCCTGCGAGGAGCCCGTCTCGGAGGAGTACGAACACTGTCCACACTGTGGCGAGGCGGCAGTCGAGCCTGTGGAGTGAACGCGCCCCTCGAGTGAACCGCCTCGGTCGTCGCTAGCTCATCTCAATCGTCCATCGCCGGC
The Halalkaliarchaeum desulfuricum DNA segment above includes these coding regions:
- a CDS encoding S9 family peptidase, coding for MQRIQASDYHDIAKPTDPRLSPDGDRVAFVRTVPDDEEDIEATVYVVPTDGSAPARRFTLAEGVDAEPRWSPDGDRLAFTSTRGADDDRQQLWVLPVDGGEARQVTDVVGGVSSIDWSPDGSRIALVQSVTEEDRTEGRDRGVDEEYDPDDPDPRVIDRTVYRSMQQYFDGRRSHVYVLDLDVEQEEGDDGDEAAESITPISPTIEGDADFNGPAWGDESTLYFTQSVGEDPDDSLEYGILAYDTDAEEVERLHRTTGWETGLAATTDGSVAFVHVEAEQASLQQADLHVIDAGQAAGTDDPSDVEVTDVTAGLDRTLGYEAAPRWGPDEERLYFTTPDEGKTSVWAVPGDGGDDPERLVREGAVAGMDVGVPHEDDTHGDDVTVAVAMSQWDHPGDVFVSPDGSAEELVRLTSLNGAYLDSVHVGEPEPLAFESEQGPVEGWVLTPPGFDPEGSYPLIVEIHGGPHAMWSTSGTMWHEFQTLAARGYVVFWSNPRGSSGYGEEYMGAIKRNWGEVTVTDVMAGVREVADREYVDESQVFLTGGSFGGYMTGWTVGNTDYFRAAVSQRGVYHLTGFYGSTDGAYKLVEGDFDTTPWEEPEFLWEQSPAGHAHEVETPTLLIHSEDDYRTPISDAELFYRILKKNDVETRFVRYPREGHELSRSGEPGHVVDRIERIARWFDGYSEYHDVPKALERGDDGLSAADAGEEDDE
- a CDS encoding DUF7118 family protein → MADGTGTVSGAEASGSAASILDRAGEAAAALRERYDELRAIERRIDDLGNERVEAAADAYRRAHRVLDSYEEDATGTGDFGAYLTFESKFSAAVDVDDDALAAEAFEAAREAVDKRRLSESDFEAAREALETPGEYVELLEERDDAVDAYRRARRNANEALSALSERIAELEAVTEFADVDPDASVDRLREPVEAYNDAVHAAFESFKREASTRELFEFIERTERYPLVELDQPPRELSEYVEEAEAGEEPLPTLLEYVDYSPSKLEHYVDDPGALRTTVAVHRTYLDRIDAEPLTVEWPPAPADELRYRIKELIPVVSRLDAEEPVVHLREIRSLTREDEYAELRRAAMAREELSEEELTLLASGEIDDRLAAARETRELVAAVLSETDR
- the hisI gene encoding phosphoribosyl-AMP cyclohydrolase; amino-acid sequence: MTHDTDDAGAASDVAVDFGEDGLVPAVAQDADSGTVLMLAYVTPEALERTRETGFAHYYSRSREELWKKGTSSGHLQRIVEVRVDCDADTLLYLVEQEGGACHTGHRSCFYRTVDGEHVGERVFDPDEVY
- the mutL gene encoding DNA mismatch repair endonuclease MutL; translation: MTDGPPTGADGPGTGADGPKTGADSPPTIRQLDDRTVQQIAAGEVVERPASVVKELVENSLDAGADRISVSIRAGGTESIRVRDDGVGIPRDQLPEAVAEHATSKIGDVDDLAGGVATLGFRGEALHAIGAVSRLTVRSRPRGAEVGAGLTVEGGDAGEVTPVGCPEGTTVEVRDLFFNTPARKKFLATETTETDRVGTVVTQYALANPGVAVSLEVDDRERFATPGDGNLRSAVLSIYGREVAEGMIEVSFDATAADHDTPVDRVHGLVSEPEVNRATREYLATFVNDRYVTVSDLRNAVLSAYGGQLAPERYPFAVLFVELPTEAVDANVHPRKLEVRFDQPEAVQSAVEAAVSDALLEHGILRSSAPRGRSSPAETPVSPETRTVSSEAPGEVADFDQAAADIDEGPGDPSGTASDPPVESDVDVDIDGDDISEDVRTADADGATEGSAGSEDSAGTTDSAGTTDSAGTTDSADADDGPGTGDTRSLSPTDEEGWTVDGIDRSAAEGITDRERSSSIAPDENARRTIDDAFDLSQPTSQRTLSGETTDAERAYESLPQLSILGQLFDTYVLAETDDGLVLIDQHAADERINYERLREAFADGPPAQALAEPVELELTAREATLLDAEGVDDHLAAFGFEADRVDDRTVEVSAVPAVFDVALDPELLRDVLVGFARVDGEAGESVLDAVDDLLADLACYPSVTGNTGLTDGSIVELLSALDDCENPYACPHGRPTVIELSREEIEDRFERDYPGHAGRRPE